The window CCTGGAACACCATGGCGATGTCACTGCCGCGGTGCTTGCACATGGCTTTGTCGCTGAGGCCCAGCAGCTCTTTGCCTTTGAAGCGCACGGAACCGGTGATGTCCGCGGTTTCGGGCAGGAGCCCCATGATGGCCATGGACGTGACGGACTTACCAGAACCGGATTCGCCCACGATGCCCAAGGTTTTGCCCGGCATGAGGTCGAAATCCACTCCGCGAACCGCGTGGACTACGCCGTTCTCGGAATTGAAGCGGACGTTGAGGTCGCGGACGCTCAGGACGGCGTCGCCGGGGGCGTAGAGACCGGCGTCGCGGAGGCGCTCAGCGGGAGTGATGTTGGTGCTCATTTAGCAGCCTTTGCGGTCTTGGTCTTGGCCCGTCCAATGGAGCTGGAGCTGGGGTCGAAGGCGTCACGGAGGCCGTCATTCATCATGGCCAGTGACCCCGTCAGCAGGAACATGACAGTTAGGGGTACCCAGAACATCCACGGGAACGAGGACACTTGGCCTGTGGCTTGGCCGATCAGGACACCGAGGCTGACGTCGGGAAGCTTGATGCCGATCCCAATGAAGGAGAACGCGACCTCGGCCAGGATTGCCCCGGTGATGCCACGGGTGAAGTCGAGCACCAGCAGCGAGCCGATGTTCGGAACCAGGTGACGCCATACGATGCGGCGGGAAGGGACTCCCATGTACTTGGCGGCTTTGACGTAATCGCGCTGCATGAGGGACATGGACAGCGAGCGCACCAGGCGGGCGGTTCCCATCCAGCTGAAGAACAGGAGAACGACCACCAGCAAGAGCCAGCTGGGGAGGTCCTTCAGACCACCGCTGCCGCTGGTTGCCACGGCCACCACCAGGATGGCGGGCATCATGATCAACGCTTCGAGGATGAAGAGCATGGTGGCGTCCACCTTGCCCCCGAAGAATGCCATGGTGCAGCCATACACCGCAGAGATCAGCACGGATACGCCGCCCACGATCAGGCCGATGAGGATGGAGGTCCGGGTGCCGTCCACAATGAGCGCCATGAGGTCGATGCCGGCCTGCGTGGTCCCTAGCAAGTGGTCCGGCGAGGGTGGCATACCGATGTTCAACGGATCAAGGGTGTCCTTGTCCCACGACGTCAGGAACCCGCCAAAGATCGAGAAGAGGAACAAGGCGAGGAAAATAAACAAACCGGCGACGGCGGTCCGGTTACGCATGAAGCGACGGAAGATGATGCGGGATTTCCCAATGACGACGTCCTGGTCACCAACCCGGGCTTCGTCAATTTCCGCAATGGGATCAATGATGTTGGTCATTACTGGACCCTCACTCGTGGATCGACCAGTGTGGTGGCGAAGTCGGCAAGGATGGCGCCGATCGCGAAGATCACTG is drawn from Arthrobacter sp. 31Y and contains these coding sequences:
- a CDS encoding ABC transporter permease, with translation MTNIIDPIAEIDEARVGDQDVVIGKSRIIFRRFMRNRTAVAGLFIFLALFLFSIFGGFLTSWDKDTLDPLNIGMPPSPDHLLGTTQAGIDLMALIVDGTRTSILIGLIVGGVSVLISAVYGCTMAFFGGKVDATMLFILEALIMMPAILVVAVATSGSGGLKDLPSWLLLVVVLLFFSWMGTARLVRSLSMSLMQRDYVKAAKYMGVPSRRIVWRHLVPNIGSLLVLDFTRGITGAILAEVAFSFIGIGIKLPDVSLGVLIGQATGQVSSFPWMFWVPLTVMFLLTGSLAMMNDGLRDAFDPSSSSIGRAKTKTAKAAK